DNA from Drosophila suzukii chromosome 2R, CBGP_Dsuzu_IsoJpt1.0, whole genome shotgun sequence:
GCGAATTAACGGAGACTATTTCGTTCCAGCTGGGTCAACGACACCGacaactggctgtatgacgaGGATGAACTGCCCGTGCTGTGCGGCAACCTGACTGGAGCCCGCCACTGCCCCTTCGAGTACGTGTGCCTCTGTGTGGGCGAGAATCCCAATCACGGCTACACCAACTTTGACAACTTTATGTGGTCCATGCTGACGACTTTTCAGCTGATCACGTTGGACTACTGGGAAAACGTATACAACATGGTGGGTGCTATTAAATTCCTCCCGGATGAGCAATGGACCAATTTCGTTTTCCTTTTAGGTGCTGGCCACCTGTGGTCCTATGAGCGTCTCATTCttcacggtggtggtcttctTTGGCTCGTTCTACCTGATCAACCTGATGCTGGCCGTAGTGGCGCTGAGTTACGAGGAGGAGGCGGAGATCACGAACGAGGTGAGTACTCCGCACATTTTTCTATTGCATTACCAACCTATTGATGACCGTGCAGGAGCGCAAGAAGGACCTGCTGGACCATCGGGATGACTCTACGTTCAGCTTTGATCCGTCGGTCCTAAACGTGAAGAAATTGAACAAGAACAACAAGAAGAAGATTGATTCTCGGAAAGGCGTGCTGCTGGCTTCCTATAGCAAGAAAAAGACTCGGCGAAAAAAAGGCAAAGGCGGCAAGGAAGGCGGCACCAATGGCAATGGAAACGGCAGCAACGGCAACGACCCCAAATCTCACTCGGCCACGCCCAGTCCGGGACCAAGTCCCCGCCACAGCGCCACTGAACGCCCCTCGGCGCTCACTCTGCAGGCCCAGAAGCAGTACCAGCAGATggagcagcagcaccagctgGCCAAAGCGTCCGGTGGCGAAACCAACACTGCCACTGCTCCCACGCCAAAGGGTCGCATCAGCTTTCAGGACAGCGGCGTGGGCGTGAAGAACCCCAACATGCTATACCCCTCGGACTACAAGGGCCAGCTCATCGCCAGCAGCCGGCAGGCGAGCTCCAACTCCAGCGGCGTGAATCGCGAGTCCTCACAGGACGACTCCGGTGTGGTGGACGATCACGAGGAGCAAGACACGACCAACGATTTGGGCCACGTGTCCACCGTGGAGCTGGCCCTCTCCCCACGCGAGGTGCGTCTGATAAAGTGCAATGGAAACATAGCCCGCATCAAAAATCACAATGTATACGCTTTACACCAGGAATTTTCCTCGGAGGTGGTTGTGATCGGTGAGTAAAGATGTCTTCTTGTTGTATGCACAGTTAATGTGGCGTCTCAACCCATTCTAGATGATCTGCCCGACCGGAACTGCGATCGATGTGTTCACTGGTGCACAGACTACGAGAGCTGGCTACAGTTTCAAAACTGCCTATACAAAGTGGTGCGGGATCCTCTTTTCGAGCTGGCCATCACCCTCTGCATCGTGTTGAACACCGCCTTCCTAGCCATGGAGCACCACGGAATGAGTGAGAGCTTTCGCAATGCCCTGGATGTGGGAAACAAGGtgaatttaatattttcgGTCACCAGAATGAGTCTACATACCGTTATACTTCACAGGTCTTCACGTCGATTTTCACGTTCGAGTGCATTGTGAAATTAATGGCGCTTTCCAAGGACTTTTTTCTGTGCGGCTGGAACATCTTCGACTTGCTTATCGTCACTGCGAGTTTACTGGACATCATATTCGAGCTTGTCGACGGTTTGAGTGTCTTGCGTGGCTTGCGACTGGTAACAAGAAATCGCTATTTTAAAGATCGTTAATTTACCTTGTTATATTCCAGCTGAGAGTATTAAAACTAGCCCAATCTTGGACTACAATGAAGGTATTGCTAAGCATTATAATATCAACGATCGGCGCCCTCGGCAACCTGACGCTGATCCTGGTCATAGTCATCTACATATTCGCTGTCATCGGCATGCAATTGTTCTCCAAAGACTATACGCCTGAGAAGTTCGACCCAGACCCAGTGCCAAGGCAAGACCTGATCAAAATCGATCtaagatttaaaattaattaattctttatctttgATTAGATGGAACTTCAATGACTTTTTTCACTCGTTTATGATGATCTTTCGCATTTTGTGTGGCGAATGGATTGAACCTCTCTGGGACTGCATGCGTGCCGAGGAGGAGGTATTACTTTCGATCCCATTAATAATTAAGtgttctaaaataaaatgtattctGCAGCAAGGAGCCTCCACCTGCTTTGCCATATTTCTGCCGACACTCGTGATGGGAAACTTCATGGTGCTCAACTTGTTCTTGGCCTTGCTGCTCAACAGTTTCAATTCCGAGGAACTCAAATCGAAAAAAGAGGCAAGTCAGATGCTCCGGTTGATCATATTTCGATCTTAGTTTCTTAACGTTCGTGAAtgtatatgtctatatgtctatgtGTGTGCCAGCAAAGGTACTTAAACAACCGAACAACTAAAACCTACTAGCTCCAAAAACGGCGTGTGAAAGATACTCTCTCTCAGCGCCATAAAACGATCCCCTAAAGTGGTTAAGACGATCGATTAGATCGATTTATAAATGTTTGACTTGAATTTGTCTTGCACCTTGATGTGGTTTTCGGTATATGTGTGTCTCTGAGTGTAAGATCTTAGCTTCATCATGATCGCGCGGTGGCACCCCCAATTGAAGTACCAGTTGAATTATACACCATACGATCTGTGGCACTCTTCTGTTATCACGAGCAAAATCAATTATCATTTTCATGTTTCTAAAATCCCCACTAAATTCCATCGCTCTCTGCATTGTGTTACTAACTGGCTAAATGTTATACTCTACTACTTAACTAAAACTATAATAACCCCACCCGGCACAGGAGTTAAAGGGTGCTTTTCCCCGCCATTTGCTGGGTTCCTCAGTTCGGCTCTGTCCGAAATCTGTATCTTTGGGGTTTGTTCTGAGGGCGCCTATATCTATTCAAACTGCATCCAACTCAGACTCAGAACAAACCTTAATAAGTTTTTCGTTTAAGTCTTTATGTACGTCTACATGTAAAAACAATCTCTAAAATGCACTTAAGCGTAATCCAATTAACCAAATTTCTGTCGTCAACTCTGCACAATGCGTTTTAACCTTAACTTGCCACACGAAAAACACCCAACACTAAAcactatattaaacaaataaccCAAACAAACCGAAactaaaacaatttaaatacaCTGAAAACGTTAAACAGATTTTCAAGAAGAAGGTAATTTTTTCAACTAAACCGTTCTTACTTGCTTTAAACTTGCTTGCCTCGTTTGCGTTAACCAATCCATATCTAAATCCAGACATACTGTATGTGTAAATACTTATATATAGAGTAGTCAAAAGTTGATCAGgctatatatgtatgtacgtTGTAATCTTTTGTGTTGCCTGCCCTTAGCGTAAATCGTTTTCTGTTCTGTATGCATTGGATCCCTAATCGTATAATGTCAATATCGATGTCTATTCAAAAAGAATCTTGTAGCGAACTCTTCAGTTGAGTTTCCACCCTGATCTTCACTGTTTTCTAATGTTCTGCAATCTCTGTCCCAAATAGGAAGTTGGCGAGGAGTCCAAGTTGGCGCGGAGTATTGAACGTGTTCGTGACCTGATTCGCAAAAAGCGGCAGGAGCGCAAGGATCGCAAGGAGCGAAAGTTCGCGGAGAAGTTCCAGCAGATTGTATTGGATGCTCAGCAGGCGCATGCTCAGGCTCACTCCCAACAGGCTGTAGTCGGTCTGGAGAGGGGCGACAAACCGGGTGTGCTGGCCGAGACCAAGTTCCACAGACTGAGCTATCAGGTAAGTTGACCCCTATATAATTGCCACACAACTTAACTCATCTGTATGTTTTCCAGGAGTCTATGAATCGGCCCGTCTCCGGCTCCGATTTTGGTTTCCAGATACCGCTGCACGACGGCTTGCACACGATAGTCGACGGTCTCGAGTATGATGACACGGGAGACTTGCCAGAGCAGATCCAACTGCAGGCGCATCCACTGCCACCCAAGTCAGACTCGCTGCCACCAACCTACGAAAGCGCTATGATGgccgccgctgccgctgccttTCCGACCGTCAATGGGAATGGCAACAATAACGGGAACGGGATCGGTCAAAACCTGACTCCGTTCGCCCAAGCGGAGCGTCGGCTGCAGCACCAAATATCCTCGGGAGTGAGCACTCAGCAGAACGATTCACGCGAAGAGGCCACTTACACAGAATCCATCGAGCTGCGCCTGCTGGGTCAATACAACTCCACAGACACGGACCCGTACGCTAATGATCAGCGGAGCGGCTGCGGCTCCTTCAACCGCGGCGACTCGCTGCAGGACAACTCCTCGCGGCGCTACGGGAGCGAAGAGCACGACGAGGCGTACCTTAAGTACCAAAAGTCCCTGCTGACGCGATCACCAAGCTACCGAAAGTCACTTGATCGCCTGTCCCAATCTAGCGGGCAGTCACAGCGATCGTTGCTCAAGTCGGAGGAAGCTGAGATGCGGCGACACTCAAGCGGCCACTCCCTGAACTCCATTTCGATCGAACAGGACGAACTGCTGTCCCAGCAGGGCAACCTGCGCGAGGAACTGCTCAACTGCGACCAAAAAGAACTATTTCAGTTTCTACAGGAGGAGGACGAGATGCAAAAGGGGACCAACCTGAGCCGCATCTCAAACGCCATAAGATCTCGGCGGCCCTCCAGTCGGATGGGTCAACCGGAGAGCGAGGCACTGGTAGAGCACTCGGAGTTTGACAACATTATTCAGAGCTTCGAAAAGGAACTGGAGGAGATCAAGCGCTCTACCACGTCATTGGAGCGCAAGCTTTCCAACCTTTCAGAACCCTCGCCGGCCGCCGACGAAGCCACAAAAGCCATTATGGAGCACATTGCCATCATTACGGGCGCTTCAGAGCGCTCGGCCGCCGACGAGGTGGTGCACCCGTTAAATCCCTATGACAGTTACGATTTGTCGAGCGTGCCACGGCGCTCGCAGTCCGTCAGCGCAGCCGCTCAGCGTCAGTCCGTAAAGCTGAAGCGACGCAGCCTGGAAAAGCAGCGCAAGATCGACGAAGACTTCAGCATTTCAAACGAGATACGCAAAATCTGTGATCAAATCCATGCCCCCTTCGTAGCCATGGAAGCCATGGCTGTAGCAGCTACCAGCGCTAGCCAGGCGACCCAGCCCAGTCAATCACCATTTCTTAGGCGCAAGATCGATCCCTTCACGGTGCAGTTCGACCGCTTCAAGCGCCTATCCCTAATAGAGCGCGTGGAGGAGCTGCCCGAGGAGGAGAAACCCATCTCGACATTGCGCATCGAGTCCGAAAAGATGCCGCGCAAGTTTCTCCACGGCCACGATCAGTTGGCCCTAGACAGCCTCTCGCTGAAGAGCACTAACTCGTATGAAAATCTCCTAATCCAGAAGCAGAAGCTGGGCATGGCCACACCTCCCGCCGTTCCCGCCACTCCGCCGACATCCTTGAAATCAAGCATCGAGCCACCGACACTGGCGCAAATTTCATCGCTAAAGACCACCCCGCCGCTGGCTGCTCTCACCGAGCACCAGCAGCACTTTCATGCCACGAGCATTCAGGCAGCACCCACTcacggccacgcccacgcccatGCCCATGCCCATGCCCACTCGCAGGCACATGCTCATCCGATGGCTGGGCCGCGGCGACGCCCGGAGCATCCACAATCGACGCTAGACAAAGCCGCATCCTTCCAGTCCGCGCGCACCGAGTCGCACAGCTCGGGAGCGGCTGACACGAGCTCGGCCTTGGCTCTGGCCTTGGGCCATAAGACTGAGCAGTCCCAGTCGGCGGCGCCAGAAGCCACCCAGAAGCCGTCGGCATTCACGAGACTGACCGAAAAACCATGGCATTGTTTGGTTTCCTACGTAGACGATCTCACTGTCGGTGGGAGACGTAACTCGCAGGGAGCTTACAATGATCCCATGACTTTTCCGAGCTACGGGGCCACTAAGCCGCCAAAGGTGCCCGACGACTGTTTCCCCCAGAAGTGCTATGATCAGTAAGTATGACCAGGGATCTCCTCAAGAACTGTTTTAATGTGACTCCCTTTCAGCTTCTACTTCCGCTGCCCCTGGTTCATGAGCTGCATGGACACGCAGAGCGCCAAGCACTGGACGCGCGTTAGGACGGCTGTCTTGGCGGTTGTCGATACTCCGGCCTTTGAGTGGTTTGTGTTGGTGCTGATCTTTGCGTCAAGTATCACGCTCTGCTTCGAGGACATCAACCTGGACAAGAACAAAACGCTGAAGCGCGTACTGTACTGGATCAACTTCTCCTTCTGCCTGATATTCGTCGTAGAGATGATCCTGAAGTGGCTGGCCCTGGGATTCTCAAAGTACTTTACCAGCTTCTGGACCATTCTCGACTTCATCATTGTGTTTGTAAGTGATTTTCAGGAATATTTTTTGCAAGAATGTCTTGTAACATTGTTTGTCTCCTACAGGTGTCGGTTTTCTCGCTGCTCATTGAGGAGAATGAGAATTTGAAGGTCCTCCGCTCGCTGCGCACATTACGAGCTTTGCGTCCGCTGAGAGCCATCTCTCGGTAAGTTGACCAGTCGCTGGTCTTTCGATACGCTGCACCACAACCTTCTCATCCGTGCATCCGGTGAAGAAAGCTCTCTGCGTAGGAACTTCAGCCTCTGCTTCTCGATCTTCCTCTATCAGTACTGATCTATGTGTCTTTTTCCGGGGAGGAGTTGGTCAGACCGAGCGATGCGATCCAAGCCGTGTGCAGTGTTTAATACAATCTCGTCTTCTTTATGGATTTCGAATAGAAATACGTACTCGTAGAACACGCATTGCATCGTCCTCGCCTCCGTCCTTGTCCTCGTCCTAGAATCTGTGTAGTCTGTAGCTGAAGTCTAGACTTACCTCTGCTTCTGTTGTGTTTGTATATTGTAGATAAGTTCATATGTACATATAACTTAAGATAGCTAAATAGTTGACCAAGCAGAGATCCACTCCGCCATCCATCCACCCATCTGTATACGTATCCATCTGACCACAACCGCGACCACTTAGCACGGCCCCGGCACAGTTGAGACGACCTGCGTCCATCCCGTAATGATTAGCATTTCATCGTCCATTTCTATTCCAGGTGGCAAGGAATGCGGATTGTAGTAAACGCTCTCATGTATGCAATACCATCAATTTTCAATGTACTTTTGGtttgtttagttttttggtTGATCTTCTCAATAATGGGTGTTCAGTTCTTTGGTGGTAAATTTTTCAAGTGCGTTAATGAGATGGGCGAGTTACTGCCGATTACTGTGAGTATTTTTTGGCGGAGATTAATATGCAGCGCCACCCCAAGACTTGGCACTTGGCATATTACTAATCAATGCGAATTCCAGGAGGTGAACGACAAGTGGGACTGCATCGAACAGAACTACACATGGATCAACTCGAAGATCACCTTCGACCACGTGGGTATGGGTTACCTGGCCCTGCTGCAAGTGGCCACCTTCGAGGGCTGGATGGAGGTAATGGCCGACGCCGTCGATGCTCGCGGAGTGGACCTACAACCGCAGCGAGAGGCCAACCTATATgcgtatatttattttgttatatttattgtGTGCGGATCGTTCTTCACACTCAATCTGTTCATTGGAGTTATCATTGATAACTTCAACATGCTCAAGAAGAAGGTAAGTCCTTTGGCCTATGCTCCTGCCCAGGTCAGCTTTTCTGCATCCACACGTGAATCACCTGTACATACGCTAACCACTCCCATCGATCCATCTCTGATTTGTATTGCCGTATTTCGATCCAAACGCCGTCATTATGTGTATCTCTAACCGTGTTATTGTGTTGCTATGTTGTGACCAGTTGTTCATAGAATACGTTCAGCATACCGCTTAGTGTGTTACATAACTGTGGATtgtatatataattaaatgttcATTCTATTCTCATCACTTTTATAGTATGAAGGAGGAGTGTTGGAAATGTTTCTCACCGAATCTCAAAAACACTATTACACGGCTATGAAAAAATTGGGACGAAAGAAACCACAGAAAGTTATTAAGCGACCTATAAATCATTTTTTAGCTATGTTTTATGATTTATCCAATTCGAGAAGGTAAACAAACCCGTCAATCAACCATTGAACCAACCAATCTCAATCTAAGACCAGCAAATTACGTATACTTACTTATAGTTTGTACTTACTATTAGTCCTGCTCTGTCTTCTCTGAATCTAAGTTTAACTCTTGTAATAACTCGTAGGCTAACGCGTAGTTGTCTCGGCAAGGTCCATAACACATCTATAGAATGTTTCTGATTTGGTGATAAAATTCATTTGAACACTTGTAATTCCCGGCATTTTTGGTCAAATCCGGTGCTTGTCCCAAACAAACACCGTCAAAAATGTCTCTATCTTCTGTATTCTGTA
Protein-coding regions in this window:
- the NaCP60E gene encoding sodium channel protein 60E isoform X8, producing MSDDQTASYDEKAVAKHQVVAYTQRSQVKHENRHIQLVREYGFHPRTKASVEDGDVLPRKFEPFPEHMYGKPLEEIDTFIYEETFCVVSKRFRKNYIHRFTGTKSLFLFYPWSPARRVCVYIATNQFFDYCVMATILFNCIFLAMTETVEEAEYIFLAIYSIEMVIKIIAKGFLLNKYTYLRNPWNWLDFVVITSGYATIGMEVGNLAGLRTFRVLRALKTVSIMPGLKTIINALLHSFRQLAEVMTLTIFCLMVFALFALQVYMGELRNKCVRQVPTDWTNVSHADWHIWVNDTDNWLYDEDELPVLCGNLTGARHCPFEYVCLCVGENPNHGYTNFDNFMWSMLTTFQLITLDYWENVYNMVLATCGPMSVSFFTVVVFFGSFYLINLMLAVVALSYEEEAEITNEERKKDLLDHRDDSTFSFDPSVLNVKKLNKNNKKKIDSRKGVLLASYSKKKTRRKKGKGGKEGGTNGNGNGSNGNDPKSHSATPSPGPSPRHSATERPSALTLQAQKQYQQMEQQHQLAKASGGETNTATAPTPKGRISFQDSGVGVKNPNMLYPSDYKGQLIASSRQASSNSSGVNRESSQDDSGVVDDHEEQDTTNDLGHVSTVELALSPREVRLIKCNGNIARIKNHNVYALHQEFSSEVVVIDDLPDRNCDRCVHWCTDYESWLQFQNCLYKVVRDPLFELAITLCIVLNTAFLAMEHHGMSESFRNALDVGNKVFTSIFTFECIVKLMALSKDFFLCGWNIFDLLIVTASLLDIIFELVDGLSVLRGLRLLRVLKLAQSWTTMKVLLSIIISTIGALGNLTLILVIVIYIFAVIGMQLFSKDYTPEKFDPDPVPRWNFNDFFHSFMMIFRILCGEWIEPLWDCMRAEEEQGASTCFAIFLPTLVMGNFMVLNLFLALLLNSFNSEELKSKKEIFKKKEVGEESKLARSIERVRDLIRKKRQERKDRKERKFAEKFQQIVLDAQQAHAQAHSQQAVVGLERGDKPGVLAETKFHRLSYQESMNRPVSGSDFGFQIPLHDGLHTIVDGLEYDDTGDLPEQIQLQAHPLPPKSDSLPPTYESAMMAAAAAAFPTVNGNGNNNGNGIGQNLTPFAQAERRLQHQISSGVSTQQNDSREEATYTESIELRLLGQYNSTDTDPYANDQRSGCGSFNRGDSLQDNSSRRYGSEEHDEAYLKYQKSLLTRSPSYRKSLDRLSQSSGQSQRSLLKSEEAEMRRHSSGHSLNSISIEQDELLSQQGNLREELLNCDQKELFQFLQEEDEMQKGTNLSRISNAIRSRRPSSRMGQPESEALVEHSEFDNIIQSFEKELEEIKRSTTSLERKLSNLSEPSPAADEATKAIMEHIAIITGASERSAADEVVHPLNPYDSYDLSSVPRRSQSVSAAAQRQSVKLKRRSLEKQRKIDEDFSISNEIRKICDQIHAPFVAMEAMAVAATSASQATQPSQSPFLRRKIDPFTVQFDRFKRLSLIERVEELPEEEKPISTLRIESEKMPRKFLHGHDQLALDSLSLKSTNSYENLLIQKQKLGMATPPAVPATPPTSLKSSIEPPTLAQISSLKTTPPLAALTEHQQHFHATSIQAAPTHGHAHAHAHAHAHSQAHAHPMAGPRRRPEHPQSTLDKAASFQSARTESHSSGAADTSSALALALGHKTEQSQSAAPEATQKPSAFTRLTEKPWHCLVSYVDDLTVGGRRNSQGAYNDPMTFPSYGATKPPKVPDDCFPQKCYDHFYFRCPWFMSCMDTQSAKHWTRVRTAVLAVVDTPAFEWFVLVLIFASSITLCFEDINLDKNKTLKRVLYWINFSFCLIFVVEMILKWLALGFSKYFTSFWTILDFIIVFVSVFSLLIEENENLKVLRSLRTLRALRPLRAISRKLSA
- the NaCP60E gene encoding sodium channel protein 60E isoform X7, which codes for MSDDQTASYDEKAVAKHQVVAYTQRSQVKHENRHIQLVREYGFHPRTKASVEDGDVLPRKFEPFPEHMYGKPLEEIDTFIYEETFCVVSKRFRKNYIHRFTGTKSLFLFYPWSPARRVCVYIATNQFFDYCVMATILFNCIFLAMTETVEEAEYIFLAIYSIEMVIKIIAKGFLLNKYTYLRNPWNWLDFVVITSGYATIGMEVGNLAGLRTFRVLRALKTVSIMPGLKTIINALLHSFRQLAEVMTLTIFCLMVFALFALQVYMGELRNKCVRQVPTDWTNVSHADWHIWVNDTDNWLYDEDELPVLCGNLTGARHCPFEYVCLCVGENPNHGYTNFDNFMWSMLTTFQLITLDYWENVYNMVLATCGPMSVSFFTVVVFFGSFYLINLMLAVVALSYEEEAEITNEERKKDLLDHRDDSTFSFDPSVLNVKKLNKNNKKKIDSRKGVLLASYSKKKTRRKKGKGGKEGGTNGNGNGSNGNDPKSHSATPSPGPSPRHSATERPSALTLQAQKQYQQMEQQHQLAKASGGETNTATAPTPKGRISFQDSGVGVKNPNMLYPSDYKGQLIASSRQASSNSSGVNRESSQDDSGVVDDHEEQDTTNDLGHVSTVELALSPREVRLIKCNGNIARIKNHNVYALHQEFSSEVVVIDDLPDRNCDRCVHWCTDYESWLQFQNCLYKVVRDPLFELAITLCIVLNTAFLAMEHHGMSESFRNALDVGNKVFTSIFTFECIVKLMALSKDFFLCGWNIFDLLIVTASLLDIIFELVDGLSVLRGLRLLRVLKLAQSWTTMKVLLSIIISTIGALGNLTLILVIVIYIFAVIGMQLFSKDYTPEKFDPDPVPRWNFNDFFHSFMMIFRILCGEWIEPLWDCMRAEEEQGASTCFAIFLPTLVMGNFMVLNLFLALLLNSFNSEELKSKKEIFKKKEVGEESKLARSIERVRDLIRKKRQERKDRKERKFAEKFQQIVLDAQQAHAQAHSQQAVVGLERGDKPGVLAETKFHRLSYQESMNRPVSGSDFGFQIPLHDGLHTIVDGLEYDDTGDLPEQIQLQAHPLPPKSDSLPPTYESAMMAAAAAAFPTVNGNGNNNGNGIGQNLTPFAQAERRLQHQISSGVSTQQNDSREEATYTESIELRLLGQYNSTDTDPYANDQRSGCGSFNRGDSLQDNSSRRYGSEEHDEAYLKYQKSLLTRSPSYRKSLDRLSQSSGQSQRSLLKSEEAEMRRHSSGHSLNSISIEQDELLSQQGNLREELLNCDQKELFQFLQEEDEMQKGTNLSRISNAIRSRRPSSRMGQPESEALVEHSEFDNIIQSFEKELEEIKRSTTSLERKLSNLSEPSPAADEATKAIMEHIAIITGASERSAADEVVHPLNPYDSYDLSSVPRRSQSVSAAAQRQSVKLKRRSLEKQRKIDEDFSISNEIRKICDQIHAPFVAMEAMAVAATSASQATQPSQSPFLRRKIDPFTVQFDRFKRLSLIERVEELPEEEKPISTLRIESEKMPRKFLHGHDQLALDSLSLKSTNSYENLLIQKQKLGMATPPAVPATPPTSLKSSIEPPTLAQISSLKTTPPLAALTEHQQHFHATSIQAAPTHGHAHAHAHAHAHSQAHAHPMAGPRRRPEHPQSTLDKAASFQSARTESHSSGAADTSSALALALGHKTEQSQSAAPEATQKPSAFTRLTEKPWHCLVSYVDDLTVGGRRNSQGAYNDPMTFPSYGATKPPKVPDDCFPQKCYDHFYFRCPWFMSCMDTQSAKHWTRVRTAVLAVVDTPAFEWFVLVLIFASSITLCFEDINLDKNKTLKRVLYWINFSFCLIFVVEMILKWLALGFSKYFTSFWTILDFIIVFVSVFSLLIEENENLKVLRSLRTLRALRPLRAISRWQGMRIVVNALMYAIPSIFNVLLVCLVFWLIFSIMGVQFFGGKFFKCVNEMGELLPITEVNDKWDCIEQNYTWINSKITFDHVGMGYLALLQVATFEGWMEVMADAVDARGVDLQPQREANLYAYIYFVIFIVCGSFFTLNLFIGVIIDNFNMLKKKYEGGVLEMFLTESQKHYYTAMKKLGRKKPQKVIKRPINHFLAMFYDLSNSRRFEIAIFVLIFLNMLTMGIEHYDQPHAVFFILEVSNAFFTTVFGLEAIVKIVGLRYHYFTVPWNVFDFLLVLASIFGILMEDIMIDLPISPTLLRVVRVFRIGRILRLIKAAKGIRKLLFALVVSLPALFNIGALLGLITFIYAILGMSLFGHVKLQGALDDMVNFQTFGRSMQLLFRLMTSAGWNDVLESLMIQPPDCDPFIHGQTNGNCGHPLLAITYFTSFIIISYMIVINMYIAIILENFNQAHQEEEIGIVEDDLEMFYIRWSKYDPHATQFIHFSQLSDFIASLDPPLGISKPNNVALVSFNLPISKGNKIHCLDILHALVKHVLGHVEETDNFKQLQEQMDVKFKKQFPTRKELEIVSSTRIWKRQEKAAKTIQTGWKEYLRRKREKERSNSGDSATQTSSPGGWQSKLSALNFFHLQVSRRGTACSSRASSRKSSRASDASDLSELAGPWLNLPLMLVSGADDVVKDIKQQSDELGKRVYELKPYF
- the NaCP60E gene encoding sodium channel protein 60E isoform X5, translated to MSDDQTASYDEKAVAKHQVVAYTQRSQVKHENRHIQLVREYGFHPRTKASVEDGDVLPRKFEPFPEHMYGKPLEEIDTFIYEETFCVVSKRFRKNYIHRFTGTKSLFLFYPWSPARRVCVYIATNQFFDYCVMATILFNCIFLAMTETVEEAEYIFLAIYSIEMVIKIIAKGFLLNKYTYLRNPWNWLDFVVITSGYATIGMEVGNLAGLRTFRVLRALKTVSIMPGLKTIINALLHSFRQLAEVMTLTIFCLMVFALFALQVYMGELRNKCVRQVPTDWTNVSHADWHIWVNDTDNWLYDEDELPVLCGNLTGARHCPFEYVCLCVGENPNHGYTNFDNFMWSMLTTFQLITLDYWENVYNMVLATCGPMSVSFFTVVVFFGSFYLINLMLAVVALSYEEEAEITNEERKKDLLDHRDDSTFSFDPSVLNVKKLNKNNKKKIDSRKGVLLASYSKKKTRRKKGKGGKEGGTNGNGNGSNGNDPKSHSATPSPGPSPRHSATERPSALTLQAQKQYQQMEQQHQLAKASGGETNTATAPTPKGRISFQDSGVGVKNPNMLYPSDYKGQLIASSRQASSNSSGVNRESSQDDSGVVDDHEEQDTTNDLGHVSTVELALSPREVRLIKCNGNIARIKNHNVYALHQEFSSEVVVIDDLPDRNCDRCVHWCTDYESWLQFQNCLYKVVRDPLFELAITLCIVLNTAFLAMEHHGMSESFRNALDVGNKVFTSIFTFECIVKLMALSKDFFLCGWNIFDLLIVTASLLDIIFELVDGLSVLRGLRLLRVLKLAQSWTTMKVLLSIIISTIGALGNLTLILVIVIYIFAVIGMQLFSKDYTPEKFDPDPVPRWNFNDFFHSFMMIFRILCGEWIEPLWDCMRAEEEQGASTCFAIFLPTLVMGNFMVLNLFLALLLNSFNSEELKSKKEIFKKKEVGEESKLARSIERVRDLIRKKRQERKDRKERKFAEKFQQIVLDAQQAHAQAHSQQAVVGLERGDKPGVLAETKFHRLSYQESMNRPVSGSDFGFQIPLHDGLHTIVDGLEYDDTGDLPEQIQLQAHPLPPKSDSLPPTYESAMMAAAAAAFPTVNGNGNNNGNGIGQNLTPFAQAERRLQHQISSGVSTQQNDSREEATYTESIELRLLGQYNSTDTDPYANDQRSGCGSFNRGDSLQDNSSRRYGSEEHDEAYLKYQKSLLTRSPSYRKSLDRLSQSSGQSQRSLLKSEEAEMRRHSSGHSLNSISIEQDELLSQQGNLREELLNCDQKELFQFLQEEDEMQKGTNLSRISNAIRSRRPSSRMGQPESEALVEHSEFDNIIQSFEKELEEIKRSTTSLERKLSNLSEPSPAADEATKAIMEHIAIITGASERSAADEVVHPLNPYDSYDLSSVPRRSQSVSAAAQRQSVKLKRRSLEKQRKIDEDFSISNEIRKICDQIHAPFVAMEAMAVAATSASQATQPSQSPFLRRKIDPFTVQFDRFKRLSLIERVEELPEEEKPISTLRIESEKMPRKFLHGHDQLALDSLSLKSTNSYENLLIQKQKLGMATPPAVPATPPTSLKSSIEPPTLAQISSLKTTPPLAALTEHQQHFHATSIQAAPTHGHAHAHAHAHAHSQAHAHPMAGPRRRPEHPQSTLDKAASFQSARTESHSSGAADTSSALALALGHKTEQSQSAAPEATQKPSAFTRLTEKPWHCLVSYVDDLTVGGRRNSQGAYNDPMTFPSYGATKPPKVPDDCFPQKCYDHFYFRCPWFMSCMDTQSAKHWTRVRTAVLAVVDTPAFEWFVLVLIFASSITLCFEDINLDKNKTLKRVLYWINFSFCLIFVVEMILKWLALGFSKYFTSFWTILDFIIVFVSVFSLLIEENENLKVLRSLRTLRALRPLRAISRWQGMRIVVNALMYAIPSIFNVLLVCLVFWLIFSIMGVQFFGGKFFKCVNEMGELLPITEVNDKWDCIEQNYTWINSKITFDHVGMGYLALLQVATFEGWMEVMADAVDARGVDLQPQREANLYAYIYFVIFIVCGSFFTLNLFIGVIIDNFNMLKKKYEGGVLEMFLTESQKHYYTAMKKLGRKKPQKVIKRPINHFLAMFYDLSNSRRFEIAIFVLIFLNMLTMGIEHYDQPHAVFFILEVSNAFFTTVFGLEAIVKIVGLRYHYFTVPWNVFDFLLVLASIFGILMEDIMIDLPISPTLLRVVRVFRIGRILRLIKAAKGIRKLLFALVVSLPALFNIGALLGLITFIYAILGMSLFGHVKLQGALDDMVNFQTFGRSMQLLFRLMTSAGWNDVLESLMIQPPDCDPFIHGQTNGNCGHPLLAITYFTSFIIISYMIVINMYIAIILENFNQAHQEEEIGIVEDDLEMFYIRWSKYDPHATQFIHFSQLSDFIASLDPPLGISKPNNVALVSFNLPISKGNKIHCLDILHALVKHVLGHVEETDNFKQLQEQMDVKFKKQFPTRKELEIVSSTRIWKRQEKAAKTIQTGWKEYLRRKREKERSNSGDSATQTSSPGGWQSKLSALNFFHLQVSRRGTACSSRASSRKSSRASDASDLSELAGPWLNLPLMLVSGADDVVKDIKQQSDELGKRRYEQHDQHHLNLRLHLWHDLLPRLRASHWVWPSSHLRQRPTPGGGGWVGSLT